One Planctomycetota bacterium DNA segment encodes these proteins:
- a CDS encoding DUF1549 domain-containing protein has translation MTHLRLMLCTAVCLAAAVSDPARAAQPVDFVRDIQPILRDACYECHGVKKQEAGLRWDRKIYAFHAADSGDMPLVPGKPAESKILKAVRGDGMDRMPKDGKSLSKSQIALLERWIAEGAVWPDGVDPDYPDVPRYWAFVAPVKAELPAVQHADWPKSGLDYFILAKLEAAGLTPMPEADRYTLIRRLSLDLTGLPPTPEEVTRFVNDKDPAAYEHLVDRLLASPAYGERWARVWLDLARYADTQGYEKDNRRPGIWRYRDWVIKAYNQDMPYDQFTIDQLAGDLLPNATSDQILATAFHRNTMTNTEGGTDDEEFRTAAVMDRVDTTGQVWMGLTFGCAKCHSHKYDPITQREYYQMFAFFNQSDDADRNDDSPRMAMPTDEQKQKTDALNARLAELRGGLNGDDKALREAQAKWEKQVAGGAAQWTTLTPTAATSANGTKLAVQADGSLVASGDTPDTDAYTVSVHTDLRHITAVRIEAMSDDSLPSRGPGRSGNGNFVLSELRVQAKPAHAQATQPARFVRIDLPGKQRILHLAEVQAFSGGQNIAPLGTAKQVSTDFGGDAKRAIDGNTDGEYTHNSVSHCAVQDDPWWEVDLGGAKPIEKVVVFNRTDNNLAPRLNGARVSLLDADHKVIWERTLAEAPKTSAELAIGDSVGVRLEHASATFEQADNSADNPFHGWTAAAAIDNDQSSAKWGWAVSPRFGEDHAAVFQTAGDIGFDGGTDLTLTLEQNYGNKHTLGRFRVSVTASPRPVRTLPDDVADALAIAPAKRSDAQRKTIADYYRSISPITSESKQQIAAIEKELKGIDAPTTPIMKELPAGKGRTTHMLIKGNFLNPGNEVEADVPLAFHPFPKDAPHNRLGLAQWLVARDNPLTARVLVNRYWACFFGMGIVETEEDFGHQGTEPTHPKALDWMAVELMDTAHWSPKALCKMIVMSATYRQSSQVSEASLAKDPRNELLSHGPRFRLSAEMVRDQALACAGLLSHKMYGDSVMPPQPDNVWQMVYSGDKWATSKGEDKYRRGLYTFIRRTSPYPSMITFDGTSREVCTIRRIRTNTPLQALVGMNDPVYVEAAQAMARRIMTDGGSSIEDRAAFAFSLVEIRPPHKREIAMLVNLYKQELAYYKGESSAAMALATSELGALPKDMNAAEAAAWTVVANTILNLDETITKG, from the coding sequence ATGACCCATCTGAGACTCATGTTATGCACGGCCGTCTGTCTTGCGGCCGCCGTATCCGATCCGGCGCGGGCGGCTCAGCCCGTCGATTTCGTCCGTGATATTCAGCCGATTCTCCGCGATGCCTGTTACGAATGCCACGGCGTCAAAAAGCAGGAAGCCGGGCTGCGATGGGATCGGAAGATTTATGCGTTTCACGCGGCCGACTCGGGGGACATGCCGCTCGTGCCGGGTAAGCCGGCGGAGAGCAAAATTCTCAAAGCGGTGCGCGGCGACGGCATGGACCGCATGCCCAAGGACGGCAAGTCGCTGAGCAAGTCGCAGATCGCGTTGCTGGAACGGTGGATCGCCGAAGGCGCGGTTTGGCCGGACGGCGTGGACCCGGACTATCCGGATGTGCCGCGTTACTGGGCGTTCGTTGCGCCGGTCAAAGCGGAGTTGCCGGCGGTGCAGCACGCGGACTGGCCCAAGTCGGGGCTCGACTACTTCATTCTGGCGAAGCTCGAAGCGGCGGGACTGACGCCGATGCCCGAAGCGGATCGGTACACGCTCATTCGTCGGCTGTCGTTGGACCTGACCGGTCTGCCGCCGACGCCCGAGGAAGTCACGCGTTTCGTCAATGACAAGGATCCCGCGGCGTATGAGCATCTGGTCGATCGCCTGCTCGCCTCGCCGGCGTACGGCGAACGATGGGCGCGCGTCTGGCTCGACCTCGCTCGTTACGCCGACACGCAGGGTTATGAGAAGGATAATCGCCGTCCGGGCATCTGGCGCTATCGCGATTGGGTCATCAAGGCGTACAACCAGGACATGCCTTACGACCAGTTCACGATCGATCAGCTTGCCGGCGACCTGCTTCCCAATGCGACGAGCGATCAGATTCTCGCCACGGCGTTTCATCGCAACACGATGACGAATACCGAAGGCGGAACGGACGACGAGGAGTTCCGCACGGCGGCGGTGATGGATCGCGTGGACACGACCGGGCAGGTGTGGATGGGTCTGACGTTCGGCTGCGCGAAGTGTCACAGCCACAAGTACGACCCGATCACGCAGCGCGAGTATTACCAGATGTTCGCGTTTTTCAATCAGTCCGATGATGCGGACCGCAATGATGATTCGCCGCGCATGGCGATGCCGACGGATGAGCAGAAGCAGAAGACGGACGCGCTCAACGCCCGGCTTGCCGAGCTGCGCGGGGGTTTGAATGGCGATGACAAGGCGCTGCGCGAAGCGCAGGCGAAATGGGAGAAGCAAGTCGCCGGCGGCGCAGCCCAGTGGACCACGCTGACCCCGACCGCCGCAACCTCCGCCAACGGCACGAAGCTCGCCGTGCAGGCCGATGGGTCGCTCGTCGCGTCCGGCGACACGCCCGACACCGATGCGTATACCGTCTCCGTGCACACCGACCTGCGACACATCACCGCCGTACGCATCGAGGCGATGAGCGATGACAGTCTCCCGTCGCGCGGTCCGGGGCGATCGGGCAATGGCAACTTCGTGCTCAGCGAACTGCGCGTGCAGGCCAAACCCGCCCATGCGCAAGCGACGCAGCCGGCCCGATTCGTCCGCATCGATCTGCCGGGCAAACAGCGGATTCTCCATCTGGCCGAGGTGCAGGCCTTCTCCGGCGGACAGAACATCGCGCCGCTCGGCACCGCCAAACAAGTCTCGACCGACTTCGGCGGCGACGCCAAGCGCGCGATCGACGGCAACACCGATGGCGAGTACACGCACAACTCGGTGAGCCATTGCGCCGTGCAGGATGATCCCTGGTGGGAAGTCGACCTGGGAGGCGCCAAGCCCATCGAAAAGGTCGTCGTGTTCAACCGCACAGACAATAATCTCGCGCCCCGCCTCAACGGCGCCCGCGTGTCGCTGCTCGACGCCGATCACAAAGTCATCTGGGAACGCACGCTCGCCGAAGCGCCCAAGACGAGTGCCGAACTGGCGATCGGCGACTCGGTCGGCGTGCGGCTCGAGCACGCCAGCGCGACCTTCGAGCAGGCCGACAACAGCGCGGACAATCCGTTTCACGGATGGACCGCCGCGGCGGCGATCGACAATGACCAAAGCAGCGCCAAGTGGGGCTGGGCCGTGTCGCCGCGCTTCGGCGAGGATCATGCGGCCGTGTTCCAAACCGCCGGCGACATCGGATTTGACGGCGGGACCGACCTGACGCTCACACTCGAACAGAACTACGGCAACAAGCACACGCTCGGCCGCTTCCGCGTCTCCGTCACGGCTTCGCCTCGCCCCGTCCGTACGCTGCCCGACGACGTCGCCGACGCGCTGGCGATCGCCCCGGCCAAGCGCAGCGATGCGCAGCGCAAGACGATCGCCGACTACTACCGTTCGATCTCACCGATCACCAGTGAGAGCAAGCAGCAGATCGCCGCCATCGAGAAAGAACTCAAAGGCATCGACGCCCCGACGACGCCGATCATGAAGGAACTTCCCGCGGGCAAGGGGCGCACCACGCACATGCTCATCAAGGGCAACTTCCTCAATCCTGGCAACGAAGTGGAAGCGGACGTGCCGTTGGCGTTTCATCCGTTCCCGAAAGATGCGCCGCACAACCGGCTGGGCCTCGCGCAGTGGCTCGTCGCACGGGATAACCCGCTGACGGCGCGCGTGCTGGTCAATCGCTACTGGGCGTGTTTCTTCGGCATGGGGATCGTTGAAACCGAAGAGGACTTCGGCCATCAGGGCACGGAGCCGACGCATCCCAAGGCGCTGGACTGGATGGCGGTCGAGCTGATGGACACGGCTCACTGGTCGCCCAAGGCGCTGTGCAAGATGATCGTCATGTCGGCGACGTATCGGCAGTCGTCGCAGGTCAGCGAAGCGTCGCTGGCAAAGGATCCGCGCAACGAACTGCTCTCGCACGGGCCGCGCTTCCGGCTCTCTGCGGAGATGGTGCGTGATCAGGCGCTGGCGTGTGCGGGGCTGCTGTCGCACAAGATGTATGGCGACTCGGTCATGCCGCCGCAGCCGGACAATGTGTGGCAGATGGTGTACAGCGGCGACAAATGGGCGACGAGCAAGGGCGAGGACAAGTATCGCCGCGGGCTCTACACGTTCATCCGCCGCACCAGTCCGTACCCCTCGATGATCACCTTCGACGGCACGAGCCGCGAGGTCTGCACCATCCGCCGCATCCGCACCAACACGCCGCTGCAGGCGCTGGTCGGCATGAACGACCCGGTGTACGTCGAAGCGGCGCAGGCGATGGCGCGACGGATCATGACCGACGGCGGATCGTCCATCGAAGACCGCGCCGCCTTCGCTTTCTCCCTTGTCGAAATCCGCCCGCCGCACAAGCGGGAAATCGCCATGCTCGTGAACCTCTACAAGCAGGAACTGGCGTATTACAAGGGCGAATCGTCCGCGGCGATGGCGCTGGCGACGAGCGAACTGGGCGCGCTGCCCAAGGACATGAACGCGGCGGAAGCGGCGGCGTGGACCGTCGTCGCCAACACGATTCTCAATCTCGACGAAACGATCACGAAGGGTTGA
- a CDS encoding tetratricopeptide repeat protein, which produces MWRWTRSMPPRRASFSTPRRPRPVRGGTWTSNPGEHRNRLPMRSRLTLPMLIALILPLLFVHPGIAQQSLVPSKVVLSKTVRAAVDDALLTDAERDAMRIDHGLFDEVSAIGRASASYALAIFDLNNAVFDDVSVPALIRAKAAYLRGDLHLVAGLLKDDASPSAQLLIGQSYIGLGQYDKAIAALSPLRDAARADKYDNAVDLTAAAEAAIELAALEGRPADDYRMVLERLDRVTQQLDRLYAPALVAQARLLADKDNPNEAVKALHEALKLDPGSSEAWFELGQLALMGYDFASVAQAAAQLRRIQPGHLYANILDEQMALQQKDPVLAQQILLDALTQYPNERQLLADYAAAAALNYKPELTVAALRQFDSVSPGNPLALFMVGRTLSSARQYEAAEQMLRAAIARQPNWPAAHVELGLLLNQAGKEKEALIELRQVASLDPFNIRATNVLKMLEAMATYHRLETEHFTIVYGEDIDAALAYDMPELLERIYIEVTSAFSYQPRGKTIIEIMPNKQWFAVRITGMPDIWTIGASTGPIIAITPPRIGKKQSGSFDWYRVIRHEFVHTVTLEQTGNRIAHWFTEAAAVSQEPGPRDYDTCQLLAKCVAEHELFTLDEINWGFVRPKKPTDRAQAYAQANWMFEYITRRFGHQKILDMLALSKQGVPENEIVPKATGLSADQFMSDFYAWAAEQVHQWGLSPTPPTAEIMQKLPDAGTSNPDKLAELLKQYPDHPDVLQIATAQALKAGDLEGAYTLALRYGSARPVDPWADRTIAELAVKLGRPMQAISHLETLDLLDQSTGANAVTLMNIERQLNDLDDAQQAAMRAIIRQPYDATLRETAATIALQRGDDETALHHLKALTWIEPDRAIHQVRLAALYTKMGNPGAARAAAEAARKIDPNAPVDRFLK; this is translated from the coding sequence ATGTGGAGGTGGACAAGATCGATGCCGCCGAGGCGGGCAAGCTTTTCGACACCACGCCGCCCGCGCCCGGTTCGGGGTGGAACGTGGACATCAAACCCTGGGGAACATAGGAACCGACTGCCGATGCGATCACGCCTGACGCTCCCGATGCTCATCGCACTGATCCTCCCGCTGCTGTTCGTTCACCCCGGTATCGCGCAGCAATCGCTGGTTCCTTCAAAAGTCGTGCTCTCCAAAACCGTCCGCGCCGCCGTCGATGACGCGCTGCTCACCGACGCCGAGCGCGACGCGATGCGCATCGATCACGGGCTCTTCGACGAAGTGTCCGCCATCGGGCGTGCCTCCGCGTCGTACGCGCTGGCGATCTTCGACCTCAACAATGCGGTGTTCGACGATGTGTCGGTCCCCGCCCTGATCCGCGCCAAGGCGGCGTACCTGCGGGGCGATCTGCATCTTGTGGCGGGCCTGCTCAAGGATGACGCGTCGCCGTCGGCGCAGCTTCTCATCGGCCAGTCGTACATCGGTCTCGGTCAGTATGACAAGGCCATCGCGGCGCTTTCGCCGCTGCGCGACGCCGCTCGCGCGGACAAGTATGACAACGCGGTCGACCTGACCGCCGCCGCCGAGGCCGCCATCGAACTGGCCGCGCTCGAAGGGCGACCGGCCGACGACTATCGCATGGTGCTGGAGCGCCTCGATCGCGTCACGCAGCAACTGGATCGTCTCTACGCCCCCGCGCTGGTGGCGCAGGCCCGATTGCTCGCGGACAAGGACAACCCCAATGAGGCGGTCAAAGCGCTGCACGAGGCGCTGAAGCTCGATCCGGGGTCCTCGGAGGCGTGGTTCGAACTGGGGCAGCTTGCATTGATGGGCTACGACTTCGCCTCCGTCGCTCAGGCCGCCGCGCAGCTTCGCCGCATTCAGCCCGGTCATCTGTATGCGAACATCCTCGATGAGCAGATGGCGCTTCAGCAGAAGGACCCGGTGCTTGCGCAGCAAATTCTGCTCGATGCTTTGACGCAGTATCCCAACGAGCGGCAGTTGCTCGCCGACTACGCCGCCGCCGCGGCGCTCAACTACAAGCCGGAGCTGACGGTCGCGGCGCTGCGGCAGTTCGACAGCGTTTCGCCGGGCAATCCGCTGGCGCTGTTCATGGTGGGGCGCACACTGTCCAGCGCCCGTCAGTACGAGGCCGCCGAGCAGATGTTGCGTGCGGCCATCGCGCGCCAGCCCAACTGGCCCGCCGCGCATGTCGAGTTGGGCCTCCTCCTCAATCAGGCGGGCAAGGAAAAAGAAGCGCTGATCGAACTGCGCCAGGTCGCGTCGCTCGACCCGTTCAACATCCGCGCGACGAACGTGCTGAAAATGCTCGAGGCGATGGCGACCTATCACCGTCTCGAAACCGAGCACTTCACGATCGTCTACGGCGAGGACATCGACGCGGCCCTGGCCTACGACATGCCCGAACTGCTGGAGCGCATTTACATCGAGGTGACCAGCGCGTTTTCGTATCAGCCGCGCGGCAAGACGATCATCGAGATCATGCCCAACAAGCAGTGGTTCGCCGTGCGCATCACCGGCATGCCCGACATCTGGACGATCGGCGCCTCGACCGGGCCGATCATCGCCATCACCCCGCCGCGCATCGGCAAGAAGCAGTCGGGCAGCTTCGACTGGTACCGAGTGATCCGACACGAATTCGTGCACACCGTCACGCTCGAGCAGACGGGCAACCGCATCGCCCACTGGTTCACCGAAGCCGCCGCCGTCTCGCAGGAGCCGGGCCCGCGCGATTACGACACGTGTCAGCTCCTCGCCAAGTGCGTCGCCGAGCATGAACTGTTCACGCTCGACGAAATCAACTGGGGTTTCGTCCGTCCGAAAAAGCCCACCGACCGCGCCCAGGCGTACGCCCAGGCCAACTGGATGTTCGAATACATCACGCGGCGCTTCGGGCATCAGAAGATTCTGGACATGCTCGCGCTCTCCAAACAGGGCGTGCCGGAGAACGAGATCGTGCCCAAGGCGACGGGTCTCAGCGCCGACCAGTTCATGTCGGACTTTTACGCGTGGGCCGCCGAGCAGGTGCATCAGTGGGGCCTGTCGCCAACGCCGCCGACAGCCGAGATCATGCAGAAGCTCCCCGATGCCGGAACGAGCAATCCGGACAAACTCGCCGAACTGCTCAAGCAGTATCCGGATCATCCGGATGTGCTGCAGATCGCCACGGCCCAGGCGCTCAAGGCCGGCGACCTTGAAGGGGCGTACACCTTGGCGCTGCGCTATGGGTCGGCCCGGCCGGTCGATCCGTGGGCCGATCGGACGATTGCGGAACTGGCCGTGAAGCTCGGTCGGCCGATGCAGGCGATCAGTCATCTGGAGACGCTGGACCTGCTCGATCAGTCGACCGGCGCCAACGCCGTGACGCTTATGAACATCGAGCGCCAGCTCAACGACCTCGACGACGCCCAGCAGGCGGCGATGCGCGCCATCATCCGTCAACCCTACGATGCGACCCTGCGCGAAACCGCTGCGACAATCGCCCTCCAGCGCGGCGACGACGAAACCGCGCTGCATCATCTCAAAGCGCTCACATGGATCGAACCCGACCGCGCCATCCACCAGGTGCGCCTCGCCGCCCTCTACACCAAGATGGGCAACCCCGGCGCCGCCCGCGCCGCCGCAGAAGCCGCTCGAAAGATCGACCCCAACGCCCCCGTCGACCGGTTCCTCAAATAA
- a CDS encoding DUF1080 domain-containing protein, protein MRWLMTFMLVLAAGALLGADEPAGQWRPLFDGKTLAGWHATPGGNWQVVDGTLQGTNEASDKRHGILLSDAAYTNFSIRAKFKVTRGNSGFYFHSEPVKSAVSVKGFQVEVDREMDTGGLYETLGRAWVVKPDPVEMRKHYTPGEWTDLLLECHGPHIVVTINGYKTADLTDEKGAKSGHFGLQLHGGMDMDVQFKDIEIKTD, encoded by the coding sequence ATGCGATGGTTGATGACGTTCATGTTGGTGCTCGCGGCGGGCGCGCTGCTCGGCGCGGACGAGCCGGCCGGGCAGTGGAGGCCGCTCTTCGACGGCAAGACGCTTGCCGGCTGGCACGCCACGCCCGGCGGCAATTGGCAAGTCGTCGACGGCACGCTGCAAGGCACCAACGAAGCGTCCGACAAGCGGCACGGCATCCTCCTCTCCGACGCGGCCTACACCAACTTTTCCATCCGCGCCAAGTTCAAAGTCACCAGGGGCAACAGCGGGTTCTACTTTCACTCCGAGCCCGTCAAAAGCGCCGTCTCCGTCAAGGGCTTTCAGGTCGAAGTTGACCGTGAGATGGACACCGGCGGACTCTACGAAACGCTCGGGCGCGCATGGGTCGTCAAACCCGACCCCGTCGAGATGCGCAAGCACTACACGCCCGGCGAGTGGACCGACCTGCTGCTCGAATGTCATGGCCCGCACATCGTCGTCACCATCAACGGCTACAAAACCGCCGACCTCACCGACGAAAAAGGCGCCAAGTCCGGACACTTCGGTCTGCAACTGCACGGCGGAATGGACATGGATGTGCAGTTCAAGGACATCGAAATCAAAACCGACTGA
- a CDS encoding IS630 family transposase, translating into MRTEAFIEVLQERRRIAARMFDQKLDSGTIASLVDTHPQTVRRWRRVYESGGWEALKARPHLGPECKLDDEQKQRFLALLAAPPSAYGLGEGMWTTKRMARLIEAEFGVCYSHNHVGVIMHELGYSLQMPSKQARERDEAKIASWKERTWPLIVAQHRARKSVLLWIDEAGYSMIPTLRKQWAPRGRTPIVRHRNRWFRKVDVIGSIALDRADQLELVLHWHPGQPIDQAKVVAYLRALIARFGETIDIVWDNLSSHGGKLVRELLSEHPLVQLHRLPPYAPDLNPVQGVWSLTKYHRMANHDIADLDTLQQRAQEAVADVAAQPHLLRSCIQHAGLADALWPSGGQ; encoded by the coding sequence ATGCGCACGGAAGCTTTTATCGAAGTACTTCAGGAGCGTCGGCGGATCGCGGCGCGGATGTTCGATCAGAAACTCGACAGCGGCACGATCGCGTCGCTCGTCGATACGCATCCGCAGACGGTGCGACGCTGGCGACGGGTGTATGAGAGCGGGGGCTGGGAGGCATTGAAGGCCAGGCCGCATCTGGGGCCGGAGTGCAAGCTCGACGACGAGCAGAAGCAGCGGTTCCTCGCGTTGCTCGCCGCGCCGCCGTCGGCTTACGGGTTAGGCGAGGGGATGTGGACGACCAAGCGGATGGCGCGATTGATCGAGGCGGAGTTCGGCGTGTGCTACAGCCACAACCACGTGGGCGTGATCATGCACGAACTGGGCTACTCGCTGCAGATGCCGTCCAAGCAGGCGCGTGAGCGTGATGAGGCGAAGATCGCGTCATGGAAAGAGCGGACCTGGCCGCTCATCGTCGCGCAGCATCGAGCGAGAAAAAGCGTGCTTTTGTGGATCGATGAGGCGGGCTATTCGATGATTCCGACGCTGCGCAAGCAGTGGGCGCCGCGTGGCAGGACGCCGATCGTCAGGCACCGCAACCGCTGGTTCCGCAAGGTCGATGTCATCGGCTCCATCGCGCTGGATCGGGCCGATCAACTGGAACTGGTGCTGCACTGGCACCCCGGCCAGCCCATCGATCAGGCCAAGGTCGTCGCCTACCTGCGGGCGCTGATCGCGCGGTTCGGCGAGACGATCGACATCGTGTGGGACAACCTCTCATCGCACGGCGGCAAGCTCGTGCGTGAACTGCTGAGCGAACATCCCTTGGTGCAACTGCACCGCCTGCCGCCGTACGCTCCGGACCTCAACCCGGTCCAGGGCGTGTGGTCGCTGACCAAGTATCACCGCATGGCCAACCACGACATCGCCGACCTGGACACGCTCCAGCAGCGTGCCCAGGAGGCCGTCGCCGACGTCGCCGCCCAGCCCCACCTCCTGCGCTCCTGCATCCAACACGCCGGCCTCGCCGACGCGCTTTGGCCATCGGGAGGTCAATAG
- a CDS encoding DUF1080 domain-containing protein, protein MIRKTALLFALVLFCQPLTAHAEDGFVPLFDGKTLDGWEQHGGKAKYEVKDGAIVGTSVPNTANSFLCTKKTYRNFVLEYDFKVNTELNSGVQFRSNVYDAEKTYEVAGKTIKVAAGRVHGYQCEIDNDPHRKRWWTAGVYDEGRSGWLYPGRDGGNAAEFTKQGEKVIKPEDWNHVRVECNGDHIVTHLNGELRADLHDAMTAEGFIALQVHGVGKKDEPLWVMWKNLQIKELPDTGAALPQASTTTALTADDAPAAAPDADGWITLFNGKDLTGWHNPYKYGKAWVEDGTIHLESGQKFFLVTDKQYSDFELEAQIMLPTTGHSNSGIMFRCHADPNKVYGYQAECDPSDRAWTGGLYDEGRRGWLHPGKDHPKDEHLVKAPLGEWIKYHIIAKGDHIQIFINDQQTTDYHDSTDASGYIGIQHHGEGKQVYQFRNIRIKPLN, encoded by the coding sequence ATGATCCGCAAAACCGCACTGCTGTTCGCTCTCGTCCTGTTCTGCCAACCCCTGACCGCTCACGCCGAAGACGGGTTCGTCCCGCTCTTCGATGGCAAGACCCTCGACGGATGGGAACAGCACGGCGGGAAGGCCAAGTACGAAGTCAAGGACGGCGCCATCGTCGGCACTTCCGTCCCCAACACCGCCAACAGCTTCCTCTGCACCAAAAAGACCTACCGCAACTTCGTTCTCGAATACGACTTCAAGGTCAACACCGAGTTGAACTCCGGCGTGCAGTTCCGCTCCAACGTCTACGACGCCGAAAAGACCTACGAAGTCGCCGGCAAGACCATCAAGGTCGCCGCCGGCCGCGTCCATGGATATCAGTGCGAGATTGACAACGATCCGCACCGCAAGCGCTGGTGGACCGCCGGCGTGTATGACGAAGGGCGCAGCGGCTGGCTCTACCCCGGGCGCGACGGCGGCAATGCAGCCGAGTTCACCAAGCAGGGCGAGAAGGTCATCAAGCCCGAGGACTGGAACCATGTCCGCGTCGAATGCAACGGCGATCATATTGTGACCCATCTCAACGGCGAGCTTCGCGCCGACCTGCACGATGCGATGACCGCCGAGGGCTTCATCGCGCTTCAGGTGCATGGTGTGGGCAAGAAGGACGAGCCGCTGTGGGTCATGTGGAAGAACCTTCAGATCAAGGAACTGCCCGACACCGGCGCCGCCCTCCCGCAGGCCAGCACCACCACCGCTCTGACCGCCGATGACGCCCCTGCGGCCGCCCCCGACGCGGACGGCTGGATCACGCTCTTCAACGGCAAGGATCTGACCGGCTGGCACAATCCCTACAAGTACGGCAAGGCGTGGGTCGAAGACGGCACGATCCATCTCGAGTCCGGCCAGAAGTTCTTCCTCGTCACCGACAAGCAGTACAGCGACTTCGAACTCGAAGCCCAGATCATGCTCCCCACCACCGGGCACAGCAACTCCGGCATCATGTTCCGTTGCCACGCCGACCCGAACAAGGTGTACGGCTATCAGGCCGAGTGCGACCCCAGCGACCGTGCGTGGACCGGCGGACTTTACGATGAAGGCCGCCGCGGGTGGCTGCATCCCGGCAAAGACCACCCCAAGGACGAGCATCTGGTGAAGGCGCCGCTCGGCGAATGGATCAAGTACCACATCATCGCCAAGGGCGATCACATCCAGATCTTCATCAACGACCAGCAGACCACCGACTATCACGACTCGACCGACGCCAGCGGGTACATCGGCATTCAGCACCACGGCGAAGGCAAGCAGGTGTATCAGTTCCGCAACATCCGCATCAAGCCGCTCAACTGA
- a CDS encoding DUF1501 domain-containing protein, whose product MNLHMKYVQAITRRHFLSRSAQGVGAMALASMMAGEASAKQVRDNPMAPRLSMFAPKAKRVIYLHMAGSPPQQEFFDWKPKLVELNGKPCPDDFLKKERFAFIKGHPNLLGTPYKFQQYGQGGAWISELLPNFQTIADDVTIVKSMHTDQFNHAPAQLFLHTGNPQLGYPSMGAWATYGLGTENQNLPGFVVLVSGGKDPSAGKSVWGSGFLPSVYQGVQCRTSGDPVLYLSNPSGMDSAGRRRMLDATRALNEFQHQTIGDPETMTRIAQYELAYRMQMAVPEVMDISREPAHIKSMYGLDKKAEPFASNCLLARRLVESGVRFVQLFDWGWDFHGTARDTDITLGLKDKARDIDQPMTALIRDLKQRGLLDETLVVWSGEFGRTAMNENRGGHSKFLGRDHHPHCFSIWMAGGGIKGGVSYGETDELGYHVTENPVSVRDLQATILHVMGLDPYKFSYPFQGLNARLIGPSDEGEVKHDLLA is encoded by the coding sequence ATGAATCTTCACATGAAATACGTGCAAGCGATCACACGGCGCCACTTTTTGAGCCGCTCCGCGCAGGGCGTCGGCGCGATGGCGCTGGCGTCGATGATGGCGGGCGAAGCGTCGGCGAAACAGGTGCGCGACAATCCGATGGCGCCGCGGCTTTCGATGTTCGCGCCCAAGGCCAAGCGCGTCATCTATCTGCACATGGCCGGCTCGCCCCCGCAGCAGGAGTTCTTCGACTGGAAGCCCAAGCTCGTCGAACTTAATGGCAAGCCCTGCCCCGACGACTTTTTGAAGAAGGAGCGATTCGCGTTCATCAAGGGGCATCCGAACCTGCTCGGTACGCCGTACAAATTTCAGCAGTACGGACAGGGCGGGGCATGGATCAGCGAACTGCTGCCGAACTTCCAGACGATTGCGGACGATGTGACGATCGTCAAATCGATGCATACGGATCAGTTCAATCATGCGCCGGCGCAGTTATTCCTGCACACGGGTAATCCGCAGCTCGGGTATCCTTCGATGGGCGCGTGGGCGACGTACGGGCTGGGCACGGAGAATCAGAATCTGCCGGGCTTCGTCGTGCTCGTGTCCGGCGGGAAAGATCCGAGCGCGGGCAAGAGCGTCTGGGGCTCGGGCTTTTTGCCGAGCGTCTATCAAGGCGTGCAGTGCCGTACGAGCGGCGACCCGGTGCTGTACCTGTCGAACCCGAGCGGGATGGATTCAGCGGGTCGGCGGCGCATGCTCGACGCCACGCGGGCACTCAACGAATTTCAGCATCAGACGATCGGCGACCCCGAAACGATGACGCGCATCGCGCAGTACGAATTGGCGTATCGCATGCAGATGGCCGTGCCGGAGGTGATGGACATCTCGCGCGAGCCGGCGCACATCAAGTCGATGTACGGCCTCGACAAAAAAGCCGAACCCTTCGCCAGCAACTGCCTCCTGGCCCGACGCCTTGTCGAGTCGGGCGTGCGCTTTGTGCAGCTTTTTGACTGGGGATGGGACTTCCACGGCACGGCGCGCGACACGGACATCACGCTCGGCCTCAAGGACAAGGCCCGCGATATCGATCAGCCGATGACCGCCCTGATCCGGGACCTGAAGCAGCGCGGGCTGCTCGATGAGACGCTCGTCGTCTGGAGCGGCGAGTTCGGCCGCACCGCCATGAACGAAAACCGCGGGGGGCACAGCAAATTCCTCGGCCGCGATCATCATCCGCACTGTTTCAGCATCTGGATGGCCGGCGGCGGGATCAAGGGCGGCGTCTCCTACGGCGAGACTGACGAGTTGGGCTATCACGTCACCGAAAACCCCGTCTCCGTGCGCGACCTTCAGGCGACGATCCTGCATGTCATGGGCCTCGACCCCTACAAGTTCTCCTACCCGTTCCAGGGCCTCAACGCCCGACTCATCGGCCCGTCCGACGAAGGCGAAGTCAAGCACGACCTGCTGGCGTGA